One genomic window of Mailhella massiliensis includes the following:
- a CDS encoding tetratricopeptide repeat protein, with protein MKNEKTRGVMLTSSAVILGLAAFAAGFVCGNLTAEYKDAGRGVQVPVVASPAVAPAADAAGDEHIRHLREEAMAEPGDAGRWTKLGNACFDAGDAEGAIEAYQASLRLEPGNADVRTDMGSMYRLKGEPLRAVESYEQALRDMPGHKNAVFNKGVTLLLDLEKPEEAVAFWNAVLAENPDFTLSSGEPLKKVMPALAVDAGLQLEAHDRKETALRAYAEALKLDASFAPALVHRAWLLENMGRASEALPLWKRVLELHPDATDPAGRPVRDRIKK; from the coding sequence ATGAAGAATGAAAAGACCCGCGGCGTCATGCTGACCAGTTCCGCCGTGATACTGGGCCTTGCCGCCTTTGCCGCCGGTTTCGTATGCGGAAATCTGACGGCGGAATACAAGGATGCGGGGCGGGGCGTGCAGGTTCCCGTCGTCGCTTCTCCCGCAGTCGCTCCGGCAGCCGACGCGGCGGGGGACGAACATATACGGCACCTTCGGGAAGAGGCCATGGCGGAACCCGGCGATGCCGGACGCTGGACGAAGCTCGGCAACGCCTGCTTTGATGCGGGCGATGCCGAAGGCGCCATAGAAGCCTATCAGGCCTCCCTGCGGCTGGAACCCGGCAATGCCGACGTGCGCACGGATATGGGTTCCATGTACCGCTTGAAGGGCGAACCTCTGCGCGCCGTGGAAAGCTACGAACAGGCTCTGCGCGACATGCCCGGGCATAAGAACGCCGTGTTCAACAAGGGCGTGACGCTGCTGCTCGACCTGGAAAAGCCGGAAGAGGCCGTGGCCTTCTGGAATGCCGTACTTGCGGAAAATCCCGACTTCACCCTGTCCAGCGGCGAACCTCTGAAAAAGGTCATGCCCGCGCTTGCGGTGGATGCCGGGCTTCAGCTTGAAGCGCATGACCGGAAGGAAACGGCGCTGCGCGCCTATGCCGAGGCTCTGAAACTCGACGCCTCCTTCGCTCCCGCGCTCGTACACCGCGCGTGGCTGCTGGAGAACATGGGCCGCGCTTCCGAGGCCCTGCCTCTGTGGAAGCGCGTACTGGAGCTTCATCCCGACGCCACCGACCCTGCGGGCAGGCCTGTCCGCGACCGCATCAAGAAGTAA